The Victivallis sp. Marseille-Q1083 DNA window AAAGATATGCAGTTGCAGGTGAGTTATCAGGTTTGCGACGGCGGGTTGGAGTGCCGGGTGCAGTTGACCAATGCCGCTTTGCTGGTCGGGCACCGGGTGGATTTACTGCGCTGGCAGGTCGGGGTGGATTGCCTGATGCTCTCCTATCCGGAATTTCTCGATAAATTTTCTCCGTCCGGCGCCCGGGTGGAGAACAGTCATTTCTGGTGCGCCCTGGCGACGCCCTCCGGCAAACGGTTGGCGGTGGTTTCACCCGATCGGGTGGCCGGCTGGCGGGGCTTGTACGATGACCGCCGGGCCGGGTACAGCCGGGGCGACCGGCCGTCCGGCGGCCATCAGATCGGGACGATCGCGGTCGATCTGCTCAATGCCGGGGAGAAATTGCCGGTGCGGGTGACGCCGCCGCCGGTGGAATTGGCGCCCGGCGAACAGCGGGAATGGCGTTTTTATCTGATACCCTGCCGTTCCGAGCCGGAGATGTGGGCCCGGACGGCCGAATATACCCGGGCCGCCTGCGTGGCATTTGCCGCCAGCGGCAATGAACCCGGCCGGTTGGCCGGCGGCCGGATTTTTGCGCCGGCGGGTGAAACGCTGACGATCCGCTATCCGGAGGAGAAGTCGCTGACTGCCGATGAAATCCGCATCGATGGCGAGAACAGCTGGATCGGCAGGGCGCAGCCGACGGAGATTGCCGCGGTTGCGGTGCGAGATTTTGCGCTGCGGCTGCCGGCGCGGAACGAATTCGGCAATTCCTATCAGTTCAGCATCGAGTGCGGCGCCCGGACGACGACCGGCAGCATTTACAGTTGGGCGGATTGGACGCGTTATTTGCTGAGTGCCGCCAGCTATGCGAAAAGCCGGCCGCCGCGCGGTACTCATGTCATGGAAGCGTATATGCCGGTGCTCGCCTGGATTGCGGCGGAAAAAATTGACCCGCTGCCGACCCGGCGGGCCAGGATCGAATCCTTTTTCGAAGAGGAGTTGTTCAATTGTTCCTATACGCCGGACGGCGAACCGTTGTGTTTTCCGCACCGGATTCAGAATCATGCGTTCGTCATCGATTTGTGCCGCGAGATGTACGGGCTCGACGGCGATTTGAAATGGCGGCGGCGGGCCGACCGGCTGGTCACTTATCTGCTCGGCTGCCGGGGTGCCGACGGCGGACTTTATGCGCACCACGGCCGGCAGCATTATACTTCGGTGATTTATCCGGCCCGCTCGCTGTATGAATATGCCGAATCGTTGCGGGCCGACGAGCCGAAACGGGCGGCGGAAATCATCGACGCGCTGCGGCCGGTGTTCGCCGATTTGCTGTGCCGCCGCGACAATATCGGCACGGAGGGCGCGCCCTGTTATGAAGACGGCGCGATCGCCTGTACGGCGCAGCAGTTGGCGTTTTGGGCCTGGAAGGAGAAGGCGCCGGAGTACCTGCCGGCGGCGGAAGCGGTGATGCGGGGGCACGATTGCGTCGAATGGCGCGGTCCGGATGCGACGACGCACGGCGCGTCGGTGCGTTTCTGGGAGACCTTCTGGGCGATCGGCTGGCGGAACTGCCTGAATACGCCGCACGGCTGGAGCGCCTGGACCGGCGAAGCGTATTATTTCCTCTATCTGGCTTCCGGCAAGTTGGAATACTGGCGGAAATTCCTGATGAATCTGACCGCCTGCCTGCACCTTTTCGAGCTGCGCAGTTCGACGCTTTATTTCTGTTATTCGCCGGAAAGCGTTATTTTCGACGGCGTCGACCGGCAATGGTCCGGCGAACGCTATCTGGAGATGGCTCCGACGCCGGGCAACTGGGAGGAGGGCGGTTGTGAATCGCACGAAATTACCAAGATGATCCAGGATTTTCTGCTGTATTCCGCTTATGTCTGGGAGGAAGATGGCAAGGTGCGGGCGTTGAATGCCACGGTCGAAGCCGGCGGCAAAGTCGTTGCGGCCAATGCCCGGATCAAGCAGGTTTACGTCAACCGGTCCGTGCAGAAAAACTTGACCGCGGCTTTGCCGCTGATCTATCACGGCAATCCGGCGGGAGAAGGAAAATAACCGGTTGCGAGGCCGGCGGAGCCGGGATGGAATTCCGGACATAAAAACGATTTCGCCGCCGGCGAACCTTCCCGGCGGCGAAATCGTTGGTTGTTGCAGTTTCAGCGCCGCAGGGGGCAACGCTGCCCTGCGCTGACCGGGCAAAAGATTGAAGCGCCTCCGTCACGGCTCCAGGATCTGGTTTTGCGGCGGTGCCGTCAGGGCATCGCGGACTGACCGGGGGGCAAGGGCGGCCGGTGAACACCGGTGTTTGACCGCCAGCGCCGCCGCCACGCCGGCGGCCTGGCCGATGTTGCCGACGATCGGCATCACCCGGTAGGAGCTCATGGCGATGTGCGAGCCGCTGATGATCCGGCCGGCCAGCAGCAGGTTGTCGACCCGCAGCGGCACCAGGGACCGGTAGGGAATGCCGTAACCGTTCCACGGGGCATGGCAGCGCACCTCTTCCCCCCAGATGTCCAGTTCGTATTTGCCGACCGCAACGGTGTCGTCCGGGAACTGGTTGTTCATCACCTCTTCGCTGGACAGGACGTGCAAGCCCTTGACCCGGCGTACTTCCCGCAAACCGATTTTCGGCGCCAGCGTGACGGTATAACCGTTTTCCCGCAGCAGGGCGTGGTCGCGCTCCATCAGTTGCAGGGCGGTCTGCTGGGCCCGGCCGACGGCGACGCTGTCGCGGGTATCGGCGCATTCGGTCCGGCAGCCCCAGTGCAGGTAAATGCCGTCGTTGGCGGCGACCGCCTTGGCCGGGTCGGCATGGAACCAGTAATCCTCCTGCGGCAGCACGCCGAGCCTGACATTTTCCAGCCGGGTCATATCGAACGGCGGAAAACCCGGCAGTTTCTGCGAAATATACATCCAGGTGACCTGCTGGACCTGGTTGTCGCGTTGTGCGGGCGCGTGGCGTTCCCCGAAGTCGCTGCGGGCGTCGCGGCCGTACATGATCTCGCAACCGGCCAATTCGGCGAACCAGCCGGTTCCGGTCGCTTCGATGAACATTTTAGCGGTGATTTCCCGCCGGATTGATTCGCAGTCGACTTCGATGGCGTCAATGTGACCGCCGTCGCCGCGAACGCCGGTCAGCCGGGCGCCGGTCATGATTTCCAGGTTGGTTTCCCGGCCGCAGATAGCGGCGATGGCATGCAGCCAGCCGGACGGCAGGAACCAGTTGACGCCGTGCTGAAGCGCATGACGGGAGATGCAACGGTTTAGAATTTCCAGCAAAATACCCCGGGTGGGCTGGCCGCAGAGCATCGCCACAAAGTAGTCGGTCAGCGCCCCGCCGAGCACCAGGTCTTCTTCCACCAGCAGTGTCCGGGCGCCGCTACGGGCCGCCGCCACCGCCGCGGTGATGCCGCCGACCCCGCCGCCGGCCACCACCACATCGTATTGCACCGGATGTTTGATTGTTTTCATGGATGGTTCCCTATTTGGTTTTGGACAAAGAAAGATGGATCGGGCGAAAAAATAGCATCGCCCGATTCGGTTTTCAAGGCGGGATCGCGGCGTCAGATGCAATAATCGAAAATACCGTCATCGGCATTGCGGCGGTGATACCGGCCGATGATGTCCTGCAGTGTGACGGCGGCCAGGCTCTCTTTGATTTTGGCGTTCAGTTGCATCCAGATGTCGTGGGCGGCGCATTGCAGGCTGCGTTCGCAATAGGTCGGATTCTGCACACAGTCGACCAGCCGGACCGGCCCTTCCATGATTTCGATGATCGACAGCACGCTGATTTCCTGCGGCGGCCGGGCCAAACGGTAGCCGCCTTTGGCGCCGCGGATCGATTTAACCATTCCGGCGTTCCGCAGTTCGAGGATCAGCCGGCCGATGTATTTTTCCGATAGCTGCTGAGATCGGGCGATGTCGCGAATCAGGCGCGGCGCGTCGTTTTCGTGCACTGCCAGATCGAGCAGGATGCGCAACCCGTAACGTCCTTTGGTGGAAATTTTCATATCTGCTTCCTCGACGGATAATAAATAAAATCTACTGAAACAGTAGTTAAAATGCCTCTGGAATTGTGGTTTGTCAAATTCGGTTCGGACTTTTTTATCGGGACTGCCTGGACGGTCGTCCCGGCGGCTGTCGCCGGAAGAAGGCTGGCTTCGAGCCGGTTGAGGAGTGACAGCTATTTTTTTATGTTTTTCCTCCTGCGGCGATTTGACATTTTCGGCTTGGCGCAGTAAGCTAAAGATATTAACAATACTAAAATGGTAGAGATTTTTTATTCAACAATTCGGGGAAAGGAGTCAATTATGAGTGGAATCGTCAATAACATTCTGGAAACAATCGGGGAAACGCCGCTGGTGCGGATCAATAAACTGAATCACGGCCGGGCTGAGGTGCTGGTCAAGGTGGAGTATTTCAATCCGGGCGGCAGCGTCAAGGACCGCATCGGCCTGGCGATGATCGAAGCGGCGGAAAAAAGCGGCGCGCTGCAGCCCGGCGGCCTGATCATTGAGCCGACCAGCGGCAATACCGGCATCGGCCTGGCGTTGGCGGCGGCGGTCAAAGGTTACCGGTTGATTCTGACGATGCCGGAAACCATGAGCGTCGAACGGCGCAAACTGTTGTCGGCTTATGGGGCGGAATTGGTGTTGACCGACGGCGGAGCGGGGATGAAAGGGGCGATTGCCAGGGCTGAGGAGCTGCACGCGCAGCATCCCGGTTCGATCATTCCGCAGCAATTCGAAAATCCGGCCAATCCGGCCTGCCATCGCGCCCATACCGCGGAGGAAATCTGGCGTGACGCCGGCGGGCAGGTGGATGCGTTTGTTGCCGGCGTCGGCACCGGCGGCACTTTGACCGGCGTCGGCGAGGTGCTGAAGGCACGCAATCCGCAGGTGGCGCTGGTGGCGGTGGAGCCGGACGCCAGTCCGGTCCTGTCCGGCGGCAAGCCCGGCGCGCATAAACTGCAGGGCATCGGCGCCGGGTTCGTGCCGAAGGTACTCGATACCGGGATCATCGACCGGATTGTCCGGGTTTCAGCCGAGGACGCCGGTCGAACCGCCCGGGCGGCGGCCGGAGAGGAGGGGCTGCTGATCGGCATCTCTTCCGGAGCGGCGCTTTATGCGGCGCTGCAATTGAGCGAACGGGCGGAGTTTGCCGGCAAGCGTATCGTAGCGTTGCTGCCGGATGGCGGGGAACGTTATCTTTCCACCTGGCTGTTCGACACCGGGGCGTGAAAAGAGGAGTGACGGTTTATGAGTGAAAAAAAATATCATATTGAAACGTTGGCGCTTCATGCCGGCCAGGCGCCCGACCCGGCGACCCGGGCCTGTGCGGTGCCGGTTTACCGGACCACCGCCTATCATTTCCGCAATTCCCGGCACGGCGCCGATCTGTTCGCGCTGCGGGAAAGCGGCAATATTTACGCCCGGCTGATGAATCCAACCAATGAGGTGCTGGAGCAGCGTCTAGCCGTCCTGGAGGGCGGCAAGGCGGCCCTGACTTTGGCCAGCGGCACGGCGGCGATTTATTTTGCCGTTACCAACATTTTGAAGCAGGGTGACGAGCTGGTCGCCGCCAACAATCTTTACGGCGGTACGTTCACGCAGTTCGATGCCATTCTGCCGCAGCAGGGCATTCATGTCAACTTTGTTCCGGTCAACGATTTTGCGGCGGCGGAAGCGGCGGTCACCGACCGGACCCGGGCGATTTATATCGAAACGGTCGGCAATCCGGGGCTCGATGTGGCGGATATCGAACAATACGCTTCACTGGCGCACCGGCATCACCTGCCGCTGATCGTCGATGCGACCTTTACGCCTCCGACCTTGCTGCGGCCGATTGAGCACGGCGCCGATATCGTCATCCATTCGCTGTCCAAATGGATTGGCGGCCACGGCACCGGCATCGGCGGCGTGGTGATCGATGCCGGCAAATTCGATTGGAGCGACCCGAAGTTCACTTTGTACAATGAGCCGGACCGCGGGTATCACGGCTTGCGCTTTGCGCACGATTTGGGTGAGTCGAATGCCCTGGCGTTCCTGCTGCGGCTGCGGATTGTCGGCTTGCGCAACCAGGGACCGACTCTGGCGCCGGATGCCGCCTGGCTGTTCCTGCAGGGGGTGGAGTCATTGCCGCTCCGAATGAGGCAGCACAGTGAAAATGCGCTGAAAACGGCGGAATTCCTCCAGCGCCATCCGAAAGTCGCCTGGGTACGCTATCCGGGATTGCCGGCCGATCCGGCTTTCCGCCTGGCGCAAAAATATTTACCGGACGGCTGCGGCGGCATGGTGGTTTTCGGCGTCAAAGGCGGCAGCGCCGAAGGAATCAAGCTGGTGGACAATATCGAGCTGTTCAGCCTGCTGGCCAACGTCGGCGACGCCAAAAGCCTGATTATTCATCCGGCCAGCACGACCCATTCGCAGTTGAGTGATGAGGCGCAGCGCGCCGCCGGCCTGCAGCCGGAACTGGTCCGGCTGTCGATCGGCCTGGAGCATAGCGACGACATCATCGGCGCATTGGGCGAGGCGCTGGATTCGATTTGACGGCGGTTGCCGGTGTGCGATAATGGAGACAGCCGGATTCTGAGCCGAGATGAGTTCGGTCCGGAATCCGGCTGTGATGTTTTTCCGGTTCAGACATGGCGTCCGGGCTTGGCGGATGGTTGCTCCGGTTTCGGCGATAGGCGCATCTGGTTTCATCCCTATGAGAGAAAACTTTGAAAAATGTAACTTATTTGTTGATGAGCTCTTGACAAATGAGTAATTTTGTGGTATACTGAAATAATCATTATAGCGGAATTGTGTTTGAGGGGGGACGGTAATTGCCGGTCGCGCCGTCGATTGACGCCGCGGAGGCCCGGAAACCGGTAAAAAGAACAGGATCAGTTGATTGGGTAAGGAAACTGAGCGGTGTTCTTTCTTTTTTTCGGTTTTGAATGCAGAAACACCTTTATTTGTGAATAGTTGTTAATTGCCATGAAGCGTTTTCAAAAAATACCGGCAACCCTGTCGCCGTCATTGGTGGAAAATTTCCGGGCTGGAAATGGTGGGTGGCAGTCTGACGGGTTGTGTGCGAATGGTGGCGCCGGAAGGAGAAGAACTGGCCGGCGGGGAAGAGCTGGGATATTTTTCGTTCTTCTGGCGCCGGTCTCGGTTGGGCGATCGTCCAGCGGCTGGTGATCCAGATGGGCGGGAATATTCGGGTGGAGAACGTGTTGGGACAGGGCGGTACTTTTGTCATCGAATTGCCCGGGACTGCCGTGGCGGAACCGGTTTCGCCGCTTGCGTCTGCAGCTCCGGGACACTATATTGATGAGAAGAAACTGCAAGTGCTGGTGGTCGACGATGTGGCGATGAACCGCAAGGTGCTGGCCGCCATGTTGAGGAAATTGCAGATGGCGCCGATTGTCGCCGAAGCCGGACGCGAGGCGCTGGATATCCTGCAGCGGACCAGGCCCGATCTGGTGCTGACCGACTTGTGGATGCCGGAGATGAACGGCGACGTGCTGGCGGCCGCCATTCACGGGCTGGCCGGGTGTGCCGATTTGAGCATCGTGGCGGTGACGGCGGATACCGAAGCGGAGGAAAATTTCAATACCGAACATTTTTATGATATTTTGTTGAAACCGGGGAATCTGGAAAAACTGGAAAACATGTTTGCCAGGCTCAGGGGAGAACATTTGATTGCCTCGTGAAGGCGGAACTGCAAATTGCAATTGTAAGGGAGAATGACCGATCCGTGAGGGCGGTCGAAGGCGGAATGCTGACAGATGAGGTAAGACGGAAACTTGGCGTGCCGCCGGTCGGATGGCGGAAATTCCTGGCGGTCATCCTGCTGGTGCTGGCCGGCTGGTGTGCCGGTCGGGCGGCCGGGGAGACGGAAGCGGTTGCCTTGACCACCAACAAGAATATCTTATTCATCAGTTCCTGCAATGCGTCGCAGCGCTGGACGAATGATGTGATGGCCGGTTTTCGCGAATACTTTCACCATCTCAATCTGCCGGTGGTCATCAATGTTCAGGAATTGGATGTCATGGGCAACCCCAGCCTGCAGCCGCGGGAACGGGAACTGGCGTTGTTGCGCGA harbors:
- a CDS encoding FAD-dependent oxidoreductase, with translation MKTIKHPVQYDVVVAGGGVGGITAAVAAARSGARTLLVEEDLVLGGALTDYFVAMLCGQPTRGILLEILNRCISRHALQHGVNWFLPSGWLHAIAAICGRETNLEIMTGARLTGVRGDGGHIDAIEVDCESIRREITAKMFIEATGTGWFAELAGCEIMYGRDARSDFGERHAPAQRDNQVQQVTWMYISQKLPGFPPFDMTRLENVRLGVLPQEDYWFHADPAKAVAANDGIYLHWGCRTECADTRDSVAVGRAQQTALQLMERDHALLRENGYTVTLAPKIGLREVRRVKGLHVLSSEEVMNNQFPDDTVAVGKYELDIWGEEVRCHAPWNGYGIPYRSLVPLRVDNLLLAGRIISGSHIAMSSYRVMPIVGNIGQAAGVAAALAVKHRCSPAALAPRSVRDALTAPPQNQILEP
- a CDS encoding Rrf2 family transcriptional regulator, translating into MKISTKGRYGLRILLDLAVHENDAPRLIRDIARSQQLSEKYIGRLILELRNAGMVKSIRGAKGGYRLARPPQEISVLSIIEIMEGPVRLVDCVQNPTYCERSLQCAAHDIWMQLNAKIKESLAAVTLQDIIGRYHRRNADDGIFDYCI
- the cysK gene encoding cysteine synthase A, translating into MSGIVNNILETIGETPLVRINKLNHGRAEVLVKVEYFNPGGSVKDRIGLAMIEAAEKSGALQPGGLIIEPTSGNTGIGLALAAAVKGYRLILTMPETMSVERRKLLSAYGAELVLTDGGAGMKGAIARAEELHAQHPGSIIPQQFENPANPACHRAHTAEEIWRDAGGQVDAFVAGVGTGGTLTGVGEVLKARNPQVALVAVEPDASPVLSGGKPGAHKLQGIGAGFVPKVLDTGIIDRIVRVSAEDAGRTARAAAGEEGLLIGISSGAALYAALQLSERAEFAGKRIVALLPDGGERYLSTWLFDTGA
- a CDS encoding O-acetylhomoserine aminocarboxypropyltransferase/cysteine synthase family protein, which gives rise to MSEKKYHIETLALHAGQAPDPATRACAVPVYRTTAYHFRNSRHGADLFALRESGNIYARLMNPTNEVLEQRLAVLEGGKAALTLASGTAAIYFAVTNILKQGDELVAANNLYGGTFTQFDAILPQQGIHVNFVPVNDFAAAEAAVTDRTRAIYIETVGNPGLDVADIEQYASLAHRHHLPLIVDATFTPPTLLRPIEHGADIVIHSLSKWIGGHGTGIGGVVIDAGKFDWSDPKFTLYNEPDRGYHGLRFAHDLGESNALAFLLRLRIVGLRNQGPTLAPDAAWLFLQGVESLPLRMRQHSENALKTAEFLQRHPKVAWVRYPGLPADPAFRLAQKYLPDGCGGMVVFGVKGGSAEGIKLVDNIELFSLLANVGDAKSLIIHPASTTHSQLSDEAQRAAGLQPELVRLSIGLEHSDDIIGALGEALDSI
- a CDS encoding hybrid sensor histidine kinase/response regulator, whose product is MCEWWRRKEKNWPAGKSWDIFRSSGAGLGWAIVQRLVIQMGGNIRVENVLGQGGTFVIELPGTAVAEPVSPLASAAPGHYIDEKKLQVLVVDDVAMNRKVLAAMLRKLQMAPIVAEAGREALDILQRTRPDLVLTDLWMPEMNGDVLAAAIHGLAGCADLSIVAVTADTEAEENFNTEHFYDILLKPGNLEKLENMFARLRGEHLIAS